The DNA region ATTTGTAAAACTTAATACCATTACGATCAAAAGGTATATGACTACCAGTGACAACAATCGCAGGCAAAGCATGTTCATAAGCGTATGAAGCTAGCGCGGGTGTTGGCAGCTCACCAGCATACAAAACCTCCATACCTGAATCTATGATTGCTTTTGCACAAGCATTAGCGATACCTGGACTACTGGGGCGCAGATCATGTCCTAACACTACTCTTTTATCAGTACCCAAACTACCAACAACCGTATGTAAAAAGGCCGCAACATATGCATAGCAAAGCTCATCATTCATTTGTTCGACTAAGCCACGCAAACCACTTGTACCAAATCGCACATCAGTAGTTTCCATCAAAGCGCTAATGCTAATGTTTTTAGAAGTCATTTTGAATTTATTATGCCAGTGTTGAGTTTGTGTTACGCATATATTTTAGAAGTACACGAAGCTAATAAGCGCCACCCGTAAACTTCTTGATATCTCTAAGCTGTCTTTTGGTTGGGCGCCCTGCTCCACGGTCTCGTTGGGCAAAATCATGCTCGCCTGTGAGTTTAGCATTTTCACGTTTAGCGATGCTTTCTATGGTTTCAGAGTATAGCAGCGCAGCTTCTGATGCGCCTTTGCGTATATTTGATAGGGCTTGAACATTGACTTCAATTTCAAAGTCTCGGTTACGGATGTGAATCACTTGACCGATATGTACCTCTTTTGCAGGTTTTACACGGTCGCCATCCACATGCACTTTACCAGTATCAATCGCGGTAGTGGCTAAGCTACGAGTTTTAAAGAAACGTGCAGCCCATAACCATTTATCCAGCCTGCATTTGCTATTATCTAACGCATTCATACTGCTTATATTCCGTGTTTTTATGCTGATCTAGAAATGTTAGGTTTAGCATAAACAATTTGAAGTCTATGCATTTGAGTAAAAGACAATGCCAACTCGGTTTATATGATCAATGAGTTCAGGGTTATCAATTTGATTATATAGAGAAAGATCAAATGTATAGGGTAAGAACAAGTCATCTAGTTGGCTTGCAATGCTAGCTAAATCATTGTAGTTAAGTTTATCTCCAAACAAAACCAAATCAATGTCAGAACCCTCGCGGAAATTACCTTTTGCGCGCGAACCATAAAGGATTGCTTTTGTTAAATCAGCATGCTCTATAAGCGTAGATGTGATTTTTCTGATAGTTGCTTCTGGCAAACCTGATTTTTCAGATAGATCTTTAAGCTGCATTGTGTAACGCTTTCAGTTGCGTCTCTAACTGTTGGAATAACAAAAAGTAGCGTTGCCTGATATGGTCTACTATCGCTCTTGCAGTTT from Methylotenera sp. L2L1 includes:
- a CDS encoding RNA-binding S4 domain-containing protein, which encodes MNALDNSKCRLDKWLWAARFFKTRSLATTAIDTGKVHVDGDRVKPAKEVHIGQVIHIRNRDFEIEVNVQALSNIRKGASEAALLYSETIESIAKRENAKLTGEHDFAQRDRGAGRPTKRQLRDIKKFTGGAY
- a CDS encoding nucleotidyltransferase domain-containing protein produces the protein MQLKDLSEKSGLPEATIRKITSTLIEHADLTKAILYGSRAKGNFREGSDIDLVLFGDKLNYNDLASIASQLDDLFLPYTFDLSLYNQIDNPELIDHINRVGIVFYSNA